In Leptolyngbya sp. O-77, the genomic window GCATACTAGCATAGTTAGCACTTGGCCAGAGAGAGTGTGAGGAGTGAGGCATGTTGAGCTGGGAACACACGCCAAGCCTAATCCCGATGCAACGGGAACGGGCCTGGGTGGAGATTGACCTATCGGCGCTGGCGTACAATGTCCAGCAGTTGCAGGCGCGGCTGGCAGCGGGGACGGAACTGATGGCAGTGGTAAAGGCGGATGCCTATGGACATGGGGCCGTGGCGATCGCCCAAACCGCGCTGCAAGCCGGAGCAACCTGGCTGGGCGTGGCCACGATTCCCGAAGGCATTGAGCTGCGGGAGGCGGGCGTTCAAGCGCCGATCCTGGTGCTGGGCGCAACGAACACGGCGGAACAGGTGCAGGCGATCGCCCGCTGGCGGCTCCAGCCGACGCTCTGCACCCCCCGGCAAGCGCTGATTTTTTCAGAAACCGCAGGCAAGCTGAATCTACGGCAGCCGCTGCCCGTCCATCTAAAGCTGGATACGGGGATGTCGCGGCTGGGTGCGCCCTGGACAGAGGCAGCGGCGTTTGGGCAACTGGTGCAGGGGTTGCCGCACTTGCACATCGCCAGCGCCTATTCTCACCTGGCAACAGCGGATGAACCCGATGAAACCGTGATGCGGCTCCAGCAGCGGCGCTTTGAAGCGGCGATCGCCCAGTTGCGGCAGGCAGGGGTCAATCCGCCCAAGCTGCATTTGGCTAACTCGGCGGCGACGCTGGCCGATCCGGCGCTGCACTACGATCGGGTGCGCGTCGGGCTGGGGCTATACGGACTCTACCCCGCCCCGCATTTAGCCAGCGGCATCGACCTGCGCCCGGTGATGCAGGTGAAGGCGCGGGTGACGCAGGTGAAGGCGATCGCTGCTGGAACGGGTGTCAGCTATGGCTATCGCTTCATTGCCGAGCGAGACATGACCATTGCCACCGTGGCGATCGGCTATGCCGACGGCGTGCCGCGCAACCTGTCGAACCGGATGACGGTGCTGGTGCGGGGACGGCACGTTCCCCAAATCGGTGCAATCACAATGGATCAGCTCATGCTAGATGTCAGCACCATTCCCAACCTGCAAGAGGGCGAAGTGGTGACGCTGCTGGGGCAAGACGGACAGGCGCGGATCTCCGCCGACGACTGGGCGGAAACTCTCGGCACGATTTCCTGGGAAATTTTGTGCAGCTTCAAGCATCGCCTGCCCCGGCTGACCATTAACCAATCGCAGCCTGCCCACAGCGCCCAGCAGCCTACAGCACGCCCTTCGAGCTAGGGATGGCTCCGCCCCGACGCGGGTCAACTTCCACTGCCATCCGCAGGGCGCGGGCAAAGGCTTTGAACGTCGCCTCGATGATGTGATGCGAGTTGATGCCGTCGAGCTGGCGGATGTGCAGCGTGATCTGGGCGTGGTTGACGACGGCCACAAAAAACTCGCGCACGAGCTGGGTGTCGTAGGTGCCGACGCGCTGCGTAGGAATTTGCAGCCCGTAGCTGAGGTGGGGACGACCGGAAAAATCCAGCGCCACCTGCACCAGCGCCTCGTCTAGCGGCGCGACAAAATGCCCAAAGCGGTGAATCCCCTTGCGATCGCCCAACGCCTTAGCCAGCGCCATGCCCAGCGTAATGCCCACGTCTTCATTCGTGTGGTGGTCGTCGATATGCACATCGCCCGTCGCCCGCACCTCCAGGTCGATCAGCCCGTGAGACGCAATCTGATCCAGCATGTGGTCGAGAAACGGCACGCCCGTTTGCGCTACGCAGCGCCCCTGCCCGTCCAGGTTCAGGCTCACCTGTACGTCGGTTTCTTTGGTGGTGCGGCTGATAGCGGCAGTGCGATCGCTCGTGATGCTGGACGAATTCGGAGTAACCGTTACGGGTTCGCGGGTCTGCATGAAGAATCCTGTGAGACGAGATCTCTAGCTATTATCCCAAAAGCTGAGGCTGTGAATGAGCGATCGCCCTGCCTCCTGACCTAACCCTAACCCCTAACCCCCAACACCGGATCACCGTGGATTCTGTCGCATCAACTCCCGCACTTGCTCTGCGTGGTAGGAACTGCGCGTCAGCGGCGAAGACACGACTTGCAAAAAGCCCATGGCCTCGCCCGCCACGCGCCACGCATCGAACTGTTCCGGCGTAACGAATGCCTGCAACGGCAAGTGCTTGGGGCTGGGCTGGAGATATTGCCCAATCGTGAGAATGTCGCAATCCACCGAGCGCAAGTCCTGCATCACCTGGCGCACTTCTTCATCCGTTTCGCCCAAGCCCACCATGATGCCCGACTTGGTGTAGACTGAGGGAGCCAGTTCGCGCGATCGCCTTAATAACTCCAGCGTGCGGGCATAATCGCCCTGCGGACGCACCCGCCGATACAGCCGAGGAATGGTTTCGGTGTTGTGATTTAGCACTTCGGGACGAGCGTCCAGAATCTGCGCCAGCGCCTCCCAGTTGCCGCACAGGTCGGGAATCAGCACCTCAATCGTCGTCTGGGGCGACACCCGCCGCACCGCTTCGATGCACGCGACAAATTGGGCCGCGCCGCCGTCGGGCAGGTCGTCCCGGTTCACCGAGGTAATCACCACATGGTTTAGCTTCATGCGGCGCACGGCTTCGGCCAGGTTTTCTGGCTCCTGCGGGTCAAGCGCTTTTGGCTTTTTCTCGAAGTCAATATCGCAATAGGGGCAGGCGCGGGTGCAGGCGGGCCCCATGATCAAAAACGTCGCCGTGCCCGCATTAAAACACTCGCCAATGTTGGGGCAGGAGGCCTCTTCGCAGACCGTGTTTAGCCCCAAGTCCCGCAGGATTTCTTTGACCGTTCCGACTCGTTCCCACTGCGGCGCTTTTACCCGCAGCCAGTCTGGTTTCGTTAGCTTGACCGTCACGCGCTGTTGCCCAAATCACACTGCACTTGAATTATAAAATCTCAAAGCATCAGAGCGCTAAGGCAGCTTTTGTAGAAGCTGGTGAAGTAAGCCCAGAACTTGACCTAAGTCCGTACGTATTGCTTGGTACTCTATATGCAGCGCTTGGATTTCAGTTTCAATTGCTGCGAGCCGTTGATGCACCTCATGCCCTGCGGCTTTAGGAAGGGGTTTGGCTTTTGGGGTTGCTCGGTCAGACTGGGGCAGACTGGGTTGGGCAGATGGTCGCGGTTTGGCTGATGCTTGATTTAGTTTGGCGGCTAGTGCTTCCCAACCACGTGCTTTCAATTTGAAATAGGCTTTTGCATCTTCGAGGGAGGGAAATTGCTGTTTGAGTTTTTCAGCAGAATAAGCCTGCTCGGGCTGAACTTTTAGGGTAGCGATTTCTTGGGCTGTCAAGTCTTCTTCGACCATCTCTACCACTTCGTCAATGAGGCGGTCGTGCTTAACGGCCAGTTGGGCTGCTGCTCCTAAGAGGCGCGAAGTGGCTTTGATCTGTACGTTTCGCTCCTGACGAAGTTTTTGGGTCAGCTCTCGAATGCGATCGCCCATCGAATCATCTTTGCTGGAGGAAGAGATCACGGTCGGCTGAATTGGGGTGGAATCGTTGCTCATAACAGCAAAAAATTATTGTGAGAGGATTTCTCTCACGGCTTGCCAAATGCGCCGAAACTTTTGCAGCAGGCTGATCGGATCTTGAGGTGAGTCCTCCTCAGCAGAATTGATGAGCGTTTGAATCCGATCCATGCGTTGGGCGATCGCATCCAGACTGGCTAGAGCATTCTCCTCTCTAGACATAGACTCCCGCAGAATGGTTGCCATTTCCTCAATTTCTTGCTTTAGGCGTTCATTCTCTCGCTTGCGGCGAGTCTCCCAGCTTTTGATTCCTGCCTTTGAACGGCGCTCAAGCTTGAGCTGGCTTTCTACCTCTGAATACAACGCCAAATATTTCTGGCTTTCCGCCTTTGCCGCTTCATACTGAGTCAATAACTCAGCACTTCTAGCCTGCTCCTGGTTGTACAGAGTCAAATACGACTCCGCTTCCGTTTTAGCAGTTTCGTAAAGAGCCAGCGTAGACTGATACTTTTGTTGCGCTTCTAAGAAAAGCTGGTGATTCTGCGCTGCCTTTTGAGCTTCTGCTTGGGCCAAGCCTTCTGCCTCTCTAAGATTTGCGCGAACGGTTGATAAACTTGCCTTTAGCTCGTGGTAAGACAGCGGCTCTTTCGATTTAGATTTAGGATGACGAAGCGAATTTTCGTAAGACTCATCCCGTCGATCCGATCTACGCATTGGCATAGGTCACCTTATCAATCGTCGCGCTTGACTCAGTAAATTTATATTCAATCTAATCTATAATATTCAGTCTAATCCTAATCTAAGTATTCCCTGACTTGGACAAACTGAACTGTTCTTCAGATCTTTTAGCGTCAGCGTCCCATCCGACTGGATAATCTAAGTATTCCCTGACTTGGACAAACTGAACTGCTCTAAACCGTAGCCTTAACAGGCTGCTTAACATGAACAGAACAGTCCGATAGGAGTTTTACAAATCGAGCCAGAACTTGCTGTGATAGGATAGAATATTCAAAGTGAACTTCACTAAAGCATTTTCTTGCAGGGTGAGGCGCGCACAGTCCTGATGAGGCAAACGCTTCTTGACTATCCACGTGCCTCACTAGCTTCAAAAATGCTGTATCGGGATGTAGCGCAGCTTGGTAGCGCACCTCGTTCGGGACGAGGGGGCCGAAGGTTCAAATCCTTTCATCCCGATTTTTAGATTGATCTCAAGCGCTCTGGCTAGATTGAGCTGAGATAGCGGTTTAATCTTCCGCATTCAGGCGTGCTGATAGAGCGCGATCGTCCCTTTGCGCCAAGCCTCCAACTAAAAAGCGGCGCTGGGTTTGTAGGTCAGCACCGCCTTTTCAGAGATTTTACGACAACCCTCAGCCAGGCTCAGACGGCGAACTGGGTGGAGTGGCGATCGCCTCGTCGCCAGGCTTCTCTTCCTTAGCCTTCGCCCGTTCTTCTTTTTTCTTGCGGTCTGCCTTCAGAATATCCTCCAGTACGGCCCGCGCCTGGGTCATCTTGTCCAAGTTGCTGCGATAGAGTTCCAGATCTTTCTGCATTTTGTCAGCAGATAGGTTCAGTGCATCACCAAGGGACTGAAGCACCGCTGCTCGGCGAGCTTCGTCCTTCATCATGTCGCTGTCCATCTGTTCCAACAGGGTATATAGCCCAATGGCAAACAGGCGGCTGTACTTAAAGTTTGGATTGCTCGCCACACCGCGCAGCACGCCGACCAACCCATCCGTCGGTTCCGTTGATTCTCGCACCTTAGACACCACATCCTCTGGTGAAAGATGGGCTGCCTCTGCAAGCAAACGCTCTGCGTCTTGCCGATAGACTTGCGGGTCGCCGCCGACCGCCTGACACAGCGCGTTGAAGATTGACACCTGATCTTGCTCAGGCCGATAGCCCTGCATGAAGCGATCGTAGGTCGTTACTACGCCCAGGGCATACACGGGGTCGTAGCGAAAGTTAGCGTTGACCATCAGCAGGTGCGTTTCTACCATTAGCTCTTCCACTACGCGCCGATAGATCGAGTTAATCGGGCGCGTGTGCAGGCTGTAGAAAGCACGCTTGGTATCAGAAACAGTGCGAACGTCGTTCACGGGAAGTCTTAAATTATTGTGATCCCATTATCCCATATCGCGGAGGAATGGGGCGCGATGGGACACGAGGTGGCAGCATTGGGGCGATCGCCCATTATCTGCCCTGTCTGACCCGTTAGCCCGTAACCACGCTGCGGGGCACGCCTTCTAGCGCTTCTTCCTCGGTTTCAAAAATTTCAAACACCGAGTCCATCATGGTCACCTCAAATACCAGCTTGGCTTCGGGGTGGACGTTGCAAATTCGGAAGCTGCCCTTCACTTTGTCAGCATCGCGCATCCCAGCCACCAACGACGTGAGGCCAGAACTGTCGATAAAGTTTACCTGTGACAAATTCACGACAATGTGGGGGCTGAGTCGGGAAATCGACTCTTGCAGCTTCAGGCGAAACTGCCAGGCCGTCGTGATATCCAAGCGTCCGGTGGGCATCAGGACGATGACCGTTTTCCCGTCTGGAGTGGTGTGTGTCCGCTGCTCCATAGTGTTGCTTCAGTCTCCCCGTTGTCCAAAAGGTTTGTAAAAGTTTCTACCAGTGTTCCCAGGAAGCTACCCTGGCCAAACAATCTACGAGAAAACTTGATTCGGTCAGGAAACGCCATCAGGTTTACAATAGCCGACGCTGGGTTTAAGTTTCAGTAGACTATATTTCTTCAAGGCAAGAACTTATGCAAAATCGCCGCCACCCGTCCGCTTAGCAGGGCAAGTCTAGGTCAGAGTTGACCTGTAGATTGCAAAATTAGGCAGAATGTTAGGGGTTCTGTCCTAACCAACCAAACCGGATGACGCAATCCATCCAGCCCCTTTCGGACGCAGTCGTGAATCTCATTGCGGCGGGCGAGGTGATCGACTCGCTGGGGGCAGTGGTGCGAGAGCTGGCGGAAAACGCGCTGGACGCGGGCGCAACTCACGTCAGCATTGCCGTATGGCCCGAGCGGTGGTCGCTGCGCGTGGCGGACAATGGCAGCGGCATGAGCCATGCTGATTTGCGCCGAGCGGCCGCGCCCCACAGCACCAGCAAAATTCACGCTAGCGAAGACCTGTGGAAGATTCGCAGCCTGGGCTTTCGGGGTGAGGCGCTGCACAGTTTGGCGCAATTGGCCGATTTGGAAATTGGCAGCCGTCTGGCAGATTCGACGGAAGGCTGGTGGGTGCGCTACGACCGCCAAGGCCACCCTGTGTCGGAAACCACGGTGGCGATCGCCCCTGGCACAGTGGTCACGGTTTCGCACCTGTTTGGCAACTGGCTGCCCCGCCGCGAGGGATTGCCGCCGATGACCCAACAACTCCGCGCCATCCAGCAGATGGTCTATCATCTGGCGCTGGGTCATCCGCAGGTGACGTGGGTGGTGCAGCAGGGCGATCGCTCCTGGTTTAGCCTGTGGGCTAGCCAGTCAGCGCGATACCTCTTGCCGCAAATTTTGCGCGACGTGCAGCCGGGGGATTTGGTGGAGGTTGAGTTGGGAGCGGATGGGCGTAGTGGGGACGTAAGAACGCTCGATCCCTCGCGCTCCACACTCCTGCTGGGTCTACCCGACCGCTGCCATCGCCGCCGTCCAGACTGGGTCAAGGTGGCCGTGAATGGGCGGGTTGTTCAGGTTCCAGAACTGGAACAAGCCATCCTGGGTGCGTTTCGCCGGACGCTGCCGCGCGATCGCCATCCAGTTTGTTTTCTGCATCTGCACCTGCCGCCAGAGCAAATTGACTGGAATCGCCACCCCGCCAAAGCCGAGATTTACCTGAAGGAACTGGACAGGCTGCAAGCACAGGTACAAGAGGCGATCGCCCACGCCCTCAGCCTTCATGCCAATAGCCTGAGCGACACTGCCCACAGCCAGCGCATCGGGCAAGTGCTGCGGACTGCCGAGTCTGGTGGGGGCTATACGCTGGGCAGACTGGGCGAACCAAATGAATCCATCGGTGAGGAATCTCCTGAGGAATCTTCCGCGCCTGCGCTCCCGCCCCATGCCGCGCCCACTCCGCTGCGGGCGATCGCCCAGGTTCACAATATGTACATCCTGGCGGAACACCCCGCAGGGATTTGGCTGATCGAACAGCACATTGCCCATGAGCGGGTGCTGTATGAAGAATTGTGCGATCGCTGGATAGTCGTGCCCCTCGAACCGCCTGCCCTATTGCCCAACCTCTCTACAGTCCAGGTCGAACAACTCGTTCGCATTGGGCTGACGGTGGAACCCTTCGGGGACACACTGTGGGCCGTCCGCACGGCTCCGGCTCCGCTGGCGCAGCGGGAAGATTGTGCAGCGGCCCTGCTGGAACTAAGCTTGGGCGGTGATTTGGAGACAGCGCTAGTGGCGACGGCCTGCCGCACGGCCATCCGCAACGGAACCCCCCTGACGCTGCCCGAAATGCAAACCCTGCTCGACCGCTGGCAGGAGACCCGCAACCCGCGCACCTGCCCCCACGGTCGCCCAATTTGCCTGTCGCTGCAAGAATCTAGCCTGTCGCGCTTTTTCAGACGGCATTGGGTGATTGGCAAGAGTCACGGGATTTGAAAGAAGGTAAGGGGAATTTATAAGGTAGGGAGCGCGATGCTCGCTCCACAAGCTCGCCTATGGTTGTGGCGATGCGTCCAGCGTGACGGTGGTGCTGCCTTCTTCTTGCGGCGCAGTCCGAGGTACTTGCCCTGGAGCCAGCGTTTGAATGGTGAGCGCTTGGGGGGGCGTGGCATCGGGCGGATAGACCAGCTCAACCTGCACTTGACGGCGATCGCCCCGTCTCAGGTTTAACGTCAACAATGGTTCGCCCTGCTGCCCTCGCCGCTGCACCACATGCACATAGCGAGTTTGGGTCACCCCCCAGTCGTTGACATATCGCAGCCGCAGCGTCCCCCGGAAAAACACTCGGCGATCGGGCGGATTCAGGAAGCGCAATGCCTGACCCCGCAGCGATTCGTCCTTCATTGGCGTTTGGAACAGCAGCGCCACGGTCTGCTCTTGGTTGGTGTTGTTATACAGCGGCAGCGTCAGATTATATCGAACCCCGTAGTTGCCATGTCCCCGGTAGGCGGTGTCTGGGTAGCGAACCAGCATGGGCGCACTCTGAATTTGCCCAGTGCCCAGCGTGTGCCGATCGACCGTGCTAATTGCGTAGGAAATTGCCCCACCCTGCTGGGGAATCGTCAAGTGATCCACCCCATCGCCATCCGTCAGCACGGCATCCCACCGAGAGCCTTGCGACACGCCAGACACCCGGCTGTAATAGAACCGACCAATTTGGCGGGCGTTGGGGGGGGTGGGAATGCGATCGCGCGGGCCGGCCACATCGCCCTGCTGCAAGAGCGCCAGCCACTCCTCCATGCGGGGCGATCGCTCGGTGCCGTTGCCATTCACTCTGGCAAACATGCCCAAACTTGCCAGATGCACAGGGCCATCGCTGGACAAATGCAGCAGCGCCGATCGCCCGTTGATGGGCAGATTGGCATTGGATGGACGAGCCGGGCGACGCGCCTCACCGTTTTGCACCACATCGGCTGCCTCTGCCGCGTCTAGCCCCATATCTTCCGGATCGACAATAGGCAACGGCTCACGATTACGGTACGACTGCAAGCTCCGCAGGGGAATGGGTTCGTTTAGCAGCAGTTGCACATAGCGGGGTGGAATCGTGACCCGCTCCGGCAAAATGGCTTGACTCAGCCCTCGCAAGATGTCGCCCATCGTGCGACTGCCCGGCCCTGCAAACACTGTGGGCCCGGCGTTTGCCACGTAGGAGGGCAGGTCGTAGAAAGGGGCTTCCTGGCTCAGGTAACTGGCAGACTGATGAACCTGAATCGTCACCGGGCGATCGGACGGGTTATAAGCTAAAAGACCGATATAGAGCGTCCGTACATCGTTTGGCGTGCGCCCTTTGGCAATGTGGTGAGCGAATACGTCAAAGCGCCCTTCAAAGGCATAGTTCAAGTGAGCAGATGGAACGCGCATCCCCTGCGGCGGAAAAGTTGATAGCAAAATGCCTTCCTGCTGCACCAGTTCTGGACTGTTGCTGTTAAACACAGGAACTGAATCCAGTTGTCCTGGCAGCGGGCGCACCTCTTGAGCTTCGACCACATGGCTGAGCCGGGGTGTAGGCGGCGGTTCGGGTATATAGATTTCGGCTGGGGTGGCTTGAGCAAGGGGAAACAGTGTCAAAAATGGAAGCATGAGAACCTGCGAGAAACCCAAATCTAAAAGACTCCAAATCACCCTGAGAGGGGCAAAAGTAACAGGACAAATCAGGGCCAGCTCAAGCAGAAATGTCGAGCTTGAGCAGATTGAATGAACTTACCCAAAAAGCCCCAATTTTTACTTTTGGCAAAAGCACCTGAGGAGTGCGCTTCATCCTCAAAAGCGGATGTGCTAGTCCGCCTATCGCGCTGAGCCGCGTCTTCTGGCGGTCAGCGGTTTACCAGAGTCAAAAGCGCATCTGTAAAAAAGTCCCAAGGGGAAGGGAGGGTTGACTGTGTTCCACAATGCAACGTCTCATAACGCAACGTTTCACCATATCACTCCAAACCACTACACACTACTTTCACAACTAGGGCACACCCGGAAGTCGTGACAGCGAGCAAGGGGGGCATAAGCTGCTGGTCGCGGTTCCTCAATCAGGTTACCCAGAGATTGACCAGAAGACACATGTGCCTCATGTCTCAGCTTGGAAACCCTGTCAAAACTATACGGGAAATTGATACAAGATGAAGGAATCTTAGGGGAGTTGATCCAGGATTTTTTTTATGCCTGGTCGAGGTTTATGCCTCCTTTCAGGAAAGAAGGCATAAGTTCATCAAAAATTCATAAACTAGCCTGGGAATCAAGGGGAATTCGCGTCAAAAAGCAACCGGTTAGGAATTGAGGGTGCCCCGCGTCACGCCGAGCTGATTTCGCAGCTTGAGATCTTTCCACAGGGCCGCCCCGGCCAGCTCTCCATTCAGCAACGCTCGATATCGCCGGATTGTCTGAGTGACCTGCGCGGGCGTTTCATCGAGAAATTCCAGACGAAACTGCTGCACCCCAAGCTGCACGAGGCGGTGAACTGCTTCTGCGCCAGTTTGGGCGGTGCCGTTAAACACGGTGTTGCGGCAGCCCGCATCGGCTTGCAGGATGTGTTCTACACCCGTGCGATCGCGCAACTTGACCTCATGCTTTTCGCAGGGGCGACCGCAGTTTGTGTA contains:
- the lipA gene encoding lipoyl synthase, whose product is MTVKLTKPDWLRVKAPQWERVGTVKEILRDLGLNTVCEEASCPNIGECFNAGTATFLIMGPACTRACPYCDIDFEKKPKALDPQEPENLAEAVRRMKLNHVVITSVNRDDLPDGGAAQFVACIEAVRRVSPQTTIEVLIPDLCGNWEALAQILDARPEVLNHNTETIPRLYRRVRPQGDYARTLELLRRSRELAPSVYTKSGIMVGLGETDEEVRQVMQDLRSVDCDILTIGQYLQPSPKHLPLQAFVTPEQFDAWRVAGEAMGFLQVVSSPLTRSSYHAEQVRELMRQNPR
- a CDS encoding DUF3370 domain-containing protein encodes the protein MLPFLTLFPLAQATPAEIYIPEPPPTPRLSHVVEAQEVRPLPGQLDSVPVFNSNSPELVQQEGILLSTFPPQGMRVPSAHLNYAFEGRFDVFAHHIAKGRTPNDVRTLYIGLLAYNPSDRPVTIQVHQSASYLSQEAPFYDLPSYVANAGPTVFAGPGSRTMGDILRGLSQAILPERVTIPPRYVQLLLNEPIPLRSLQSYRNREPLPIVDPEDMGLDAAEAADVVQNGEARRPARPSNANLPINGRSALLHLSSDGPVHLASLGMFARVNGNGTERSPRMEEWLALLQQGDVAGPRDRIPTPPNARQIGRFYYSRVSGVSQGSRWDAVLTDGDGVDHLTIPQQGGAISYAISTVDRHTLGTGQIQSAPMLVRYPDTAYRGHGNYGVRYNLTLPLYNNTNQEQTVALLFQTPMKDESLRGQALRFLNPPDRRVFFRGTLRLRYVNDWGVTQTRYVHVVQRRGQQGEPLLTLNLRRGDRRQVQVELVYPPDATPPQALTIQTLAPGQVPRTAPQEEGSTTVTLDASPQP
- the hisB gene encoding imidazoleglycerol-phosphate dehydratase HisB, giving the protein MQTREPVTVTPNSSSITSDRTAAISRTTKETDVQVSLNLDGQGRCVAQTGVPFLDHMLDQIASHGLIDLEVRATGDVHIDDHHTNEDVGITLGMALAKALGDRKGIHRFGHFVAPLDEALVQVALDFSGRPHLSYGLQIPTQRVGTYDTQLVREFFVAVVNHAQITLHIRQLDGINSHHIIEATFKAFARALRMAVEVDPRRGGAIPSSKGVL
- the psb29 gene encoding photosystem II biogenesis protein Psp29 — protein: MNDVRTVSDTKRAFYSLHTRPINSIYRRVVEELMVETHLLMVNANFRYDPVYALGVVTTYDRFMQGYRPEQDQVSIFNALCQAVGGDPQVYRQDAERLLAEAAHLSPEDVVSKVRESTEPTDGLVGVLRGVASNPNFKYSRLFAIGLYTLLEQMDSDMMKDEARRAAVLQSLGDALNLSADKMQKDLELYRSNLDKMTQARAVLEDILKADRKKKEERAKAKEEKPGDEAIATPPSSPSEPG
- the mutL gene encoding DNA mismatch repair endonuclease MutL, with amino-acid sequence MTQSIQPLSDAVVNLIAAGEVIDSLGAVVRELAENALDAGATHVSIAVWPERWSLRVADNGSGMSHADLRRAAAPHSTSKIHASEDLWKIRSLGFRGEALHSLAQLADLEIGSRLADSTEGWWVRYDRQGHPVSETTVAIAPGTVVTVSHLFGNWLPRREGLPPMTQQLRAIQQMVYHLALGHPQVTWVVQQGDRSWFSLWASQSARYLLPQILRDVQPGDLVEVELGADGRSGDVRTLDPSRSTLLLGLPDRCHRRRPDWVKVAVNGRVVQVPELEQAILGAFRRTLPRDRHPVCFLHLHLPPEQIDWNRHPAKAEIYLKELDRLQAQVQEAIAHALSLHANSLSDTAHSQRIGQVLRTAESGGGYTLGRLGEPNESIGEESPEESSAPALPPHAAPTPLRAIAQVHNMYILAEHPAGIWLIEQHIAHERVLYEELCDRWIVVPLEPPALLPNLSTVQVEQLVRIGLTVEPFGDTLWAVRTAPAPLAQREDCAAALLELSLGGDLETALVATACRTAIRNGTPLTLPEMQTLLDRWQETRNPRTCPHGRPICLSLQESSLSRFFRRHWVIGKSHGI
- a CDS encoding STAS domain-containing protein, which produces MEQRTHTTPDGKTVIVLMPTGRLDITTAWQFRLKLQESISRLSPHIVVNLSQVNFIDSSGLTSLVAGMRDADKVKGSFRICNVHPEAKLVFEVTMMDSVFEIFETEEEALEGVPRSVVTG
- the alr gene encoding alanine racemase, with protein sequence MLSWEHTPSLIPMQRERAWVEIDLSALAYNVQQLQARLAAGTELMAVVKADAYGHGAVAIAQTALQAGATWLGVATIPEGIELREAGVQAPILVLGATNTAEQVQAIARWRLQPTLCTPRQALIFSETAGKLNLRQPLPVHLKLDTGMSRLGAPWTEAAAFGQLVQGLPHLHIASAYSHLATADEPDETVMRLQQRRFEAAIAQLRQAGVNPPKLHLANSAATLADPALHYDRVRVGLGLYGLYPAPHLASGIDLRPVMQVKARVTQVKAIAAGTGVSYGYRFIAERDMTIATVAIGYADGVPRNLSNRMTVLVRGRHVPQIGAITMDQLMLDVSTIPNLQEGEVVTLLGQDGQARISADDWAETLGTISWEILCSFKHRLPRLTINQSQPAHSAQQPTARPSS